From the Moorena sp. SIOASIH genome, the window GGGTCTTAATCAAGGTTCCCACAGCAAAGCCAAAAAGCATAAAGCTGGGCAATACTGTTACTTGAGCAGTCCAACTCAAGACGATAGAAGCAATCATTAAACCAGTAATACTACCAATGAATTGAGCATTGAACAATACGATATCCACGGCAAAATTACCATAGAGCTTTTTCTTACTGAGCTGATTGCCTTCTCGGACGACAGTAGCCATATCAAATTCAGTCTCTAAGTCCATTTGCTCAGCATAAGTAGTTAAAGCGCGGACTCGTTTACCGGTTAGGGGATGAGTAGAATTCAACTCCATCCACCAACCCCAGGGGTTAAAGATATCCCAGAGAAAAACTCGTCCAACTTTCTGGGAGTCTGAGGCGATACGATAGGCGGTACCGGTAGAAGCAGCAGCTTTGTGGTCGCAAATACCGAGGGCGCGGGTTCCTTCAATCAATTTACTGGGTTCTTTTGCTCGTTCCCCTTCTTCGACGATACCGTAGGCAATCTTCACCAAAGCTCGTGATAGAGCATTTGGGTTACCGGTAGTTTCAGCAGCAAAGTGATCAGCATAGTACTCTCGGGTTCGGGATAGGTACAGCACCAGGTAAGTGCCGATGATGTAAAACACATAAGCTACCATTGCTGCTGTTTGAGCAGCATCTTTGCCTTTACTGTTACCACCGCCGCGACTGATCCGTCTAGCGAAAGAATAGATCAGGTAGGTGATTTGTACCAAAGTCGCCGCTAAGGTCATTACGGCAAAGTCCCAGTGGACAATATGCCCCAATTCATGAGCATAAACTGTGGCGATTTCATCATCATCAAGGTAAGTAAATAAACCCTGACTAACGACTAAACGAGCGCTGTTTGGTAGGGAACCATAGGTAAACGCGGTGGGATTTTGGTCGTCAATGATACCCAATCGAGGTTGTTTGATATTTTTTTCTTGACAGACCCGCTCAATCACCTCTGCGCTTTCAGGACTATAGCGCTGGATATCTGCTAGGGTTACCCAACGGGTTTGGTAAAGCCAGCGTTGGGTTAAGTCCATGATCCAGGGAGAGATGAAAAAGGCAGCAACATTAAAAATTAGGGTGATGGCAACTGAGATGATTAACCCAGTAACAGGATTGTTACTATTTAGGATTAGCAGCAAACTCAGAGATAAGACTAATACCATCCCAAATAGTAAAGAGATGGTAACACCAGAGGCAAGGGCAAGATTACCGGCAATGCCTTTCATGGCTAACCTGATTCCAGTTTGCGCCACTCTTCCGGCTTTGTGACGGGATTTTGACATGGCTTTAGCTGTTGTTTTTGTTAGGGTTGTTTTTGTTGACTTTGAAGTGAGGGTGGCCAGACATTTTTTTGCCCAATTGCTGACCTGGGAATTTGGGTGATTTTATAACTTCCGACAGAGGGCGATCGCTTTTTTGTTCTCACCATTGCCGCTATAGGCTTTCACCAGAGCTGCTTGGGCTTGACTATAGTCTTGGGAATGGTGATCGGAAGAATGTTGGCAATAGTGGCAATAGTCTTCTAGCCATTGCACCGCCTCTGCATAACGTTTTTGTTTGAGAGCATTTAATCCATTTTCTAGTGACATCGGCGTCTTATGATCATCTCCTAGTTCACTCGGGTCCTACACTTCTATGAACTGTCTATGAACTGTCATTGAAGGTAGTCTGGTCTTGGTTGGGCTTATTTGACACTCCCCGGCCTAAAGGCGCGGGGATTCTTCGTTCAACGATCCGACTTGCTGAACCTGGCCGGAGCCAAGAACAGTAGAGGCCAGATCTCCCGAAGAGTTTGGATAATGGATCCAGGTTCCGGTGTGCCCCACCGTACCCAAGGCTGTTACGGTCGATGCCTGGTATTATCCAGGGCACCTCCGCTTCAGAACTGGACGTGAAACTTTCGCCTCATCCAGCTCCTGAGTATCCTCAACCTTTCGGCTTGCCTAACGGCAGGCTCCAGTGGATTTCTTGGTGGCAGCTTTGATGTACTGCCATTAGGTTCTTTTGCTTCCAATTGTCGTGGTTTCCATCGATGTGATGAAGATGTACATATTCGTCGCTTAGGAACCTATGTCCGCAATGTCCACAGGAATGGTTTTGCTTTTTCAAAGCTTTAGAGGTAGCATCGTCGTATAATATGGAGTTCCTCAAACTCCAATAGACTAGGTCTCCATCGTAGGGGGACTTAGTCCCTTTAACGTTTACGTGTTGATTTTGTTCATACCCTACTGCTGGGAAGCCTTTCTTACATAGTTCATTGGCTCTATACCGGTTTACTTTCTTTTCCTTTCGGAATTTACGGTTTGTGGTTTTATTCATGAACCATAAACTATCTCGGGAACTGCTCATGTCGCAGCTTTTATGGTAATTCCTCCATCCGCGCACGATTGGAGCTAATTTTTGGGCTTTTACTTCAGCGCCATAGTTCGAGTTGTTGACCACGGCTTTAATCTTCTTTCGGATGTTCCGATGGTTTTCCACTGAGGGAATACATCGGAATTTTCCGTTTTTCTGGACTCTCATATGCCAGCCGAGGAAGTCAAATCCGTCTGTCGTTTTGGTCAGCTTGGTCTTTTCTTGATTTACCTCTAAGCCCCTTTGGGCTAGGAAGTTTCTCACTTTATCTAAAATCTTCTCAGCGTTGTCTCTAGGCTTAAGAATAAACACCATGTCATCCGCGTATCGGATGCTGGGGTGGATGTTTTCTATTCCGTCAAGCGCAATATTGGCTAAGAGTGGACTAACCACCCCACCTTGGGGCGTGCCTTGCTCCGGGAATTCCGGATTGATGCCTGCTTTTAGACATCTGAATATCCCCATCTTCAGACCCGCAGGTGCTAGCAATCTATCCATAATGGAGCTATGGGAGATGCGGTCAAAGCATTTCTTGATGTCTAGTTCGATTACCCTCTTTTTAATGCCGTTGCTGTTTGATTTTAGGTGTAGGAACAGGCGCTTTTGTGCGTCTTGGGCACTTCGGCCTGTCCTGAATCCGTAGCTGTCGGCACTGAATGTGGCCTCATGGGCTGGTTCGAGAGCATACTTGGCTAGACATTGCCACGCTCTGTCTTGGATTGTCGGTACTTTCAACATTCTCGTACCCCCATTTTTCTTGGCTATGGGTATTGCCCTTAAGCCTTGGTGCGTCCAGTTTTCCGCACTGGATACTAGTTTTTTAAGTACCTCGAACCGTTCTTTGTAGGATAAGGATGATTTTCCGTCTACTCCTGCGGTTCTTTTTCCAAGATTTAGCTGTGTCACTTGACGGATTGCCAGCATTTGTGCTGAGCGGGATTTCAGAATTAGTTTTTGTAAAGACCGCGCCTTTCTCAGGTCACCATCTCGAACTGCTTTATACACTCGCTTTTGTAGGCGGAAAAGGTTCCGGCGGAGTTGCTTCCACTTTTGACTTTTCCAGAGGTCACTATATCTATTTGACATGTGTCTACCCGTGCTCTTCATCAGTTTTGTGTACTCTGGATACCCGCCACCAGTTTAATGATGGCATCCTACCCGACAGTGGGGATTGAGTTTGGCATAACTTACCGAGGCTCGACTACACCTCAGACCCATATTTGCTGTCGTTTTTACTCGTTCCATCTATCAGATTGTTTTGGTGATTTAGGGCAGTCCAATTTGCCTACCCCCTTCTCAGAGATTACAGCTATCGAAAAGATAACGCTGTGAGAATGAGAGGGTCAAGTCGCACATTTTTCATTCCAGATTGTGGCTTCATCCTTAGACACTTTTCTAGGACTAGTTTTACCCATGTCACCTCCCCGTTAGCGCCAGTGATACCTATCTGCTTCGGTTCTGATTGCGCCCTGGTGCCAGCTTCACTCTGCGGAGTTGCCGCTCGCTCGGTGTGGCCAAGATAGGGAGTCACTTGTCTCTTCAAGGGGTGGGTTTTCACCACCATCCGAAAGACAGTTAGAACTTTGAGGTGTTTTTAACCTCGCGAGTCCCCTAGCTCATACCCCTCCAGTCGCTGGAGGCTCCTAGCTAGAACGAGCCGCACCTTTTCAAAATGTTGATCGCAGCGTTGTGATCACGGTCTAATTCACAGCCACATTCGCAGATGTGAGTCCTAGTTGACAGTGACTTTTTTACTACTTCGCCGCATTCTGAGCAGTTCTGGCTTGTGTAGGCAGGGTTTACCGCAACAGTGACTCTGCCAAATTTCTGACCAAAATGCTCCAACCATTTCCTAAATTGATACCAACCTGCATCATTAATAGACTTAGCCAGGCAATGGTTTTTAACCAGGTTTTTGACTCTTAAATCTTGCCTTACGGCACGCTGCGCGAACATAGGCGACCAGGTCGTTAGACCGGATTACGCAGCGCGCCAGTCTCTTGGCGTGCTCTATGCGCTACGCGCAGGCTACGCCAACACGTTGCCTACTTATTTTAAGGTGTTGCCTGCCTAACCTATTAACTGCTTTCTTGCGATTAGTTGAGCCTTTCTTTTTCCGAGATACTCGGCGTTGATAAAACTTTAGACGCTTTTCCCCTGTTCTATAAAAACGTGGGTTAGGTTCAGTGTTCCCCCTAGAATCGGTGTAGAACTCCTTTAGTCCTACGTCTAATCCTACAGTGGCGTCAGCAGGCTCTAATTGTTCATTCACATCAACAGAGATGCAAAATTGAACATAGTACCCATCAGCCCTCTTGACCACTCGAACCCGTTTAATTTGCTTTTTGTCGAAACGCCACAAGTCCCAGGTACCCTTGAGTTTTAGCTTGCCAATTCCTTTCTTGTCACTGAAGGTTATTGACTTTTTGTCAGGAGACAGTTTCCATCCCGACTGTTTATATTCAACCGATCTACAGTGTTTTTGAAAGCGTGGAAAGCCTTTCTTCCCTGGTACCTTCTTCTTACAATTTTCAAAGAAGCGAGAAATTGACGACCATGCTCTTTCAGCCGCAGCTTGTCGGGCGGTAGAGTTTAGTTCATTAGCAAAAGGGAAATTCTTAGCCAGGGTCTTGCAGTACTTATTTAAGTCGTATTTACTCAACCCTTTATTGTCTATCCATAACCGAAGGCAGCTATTTCTCACGAACTTAATTGTCCGAATAGCCTCGTCTATGGCTTGATACTGTGCCTTTTTTCCGTATGCCTTGAACTCAATAATAATCATCATAAATCGACCTTTTCTGCTATACTATTATACTAACACGCTTAGCACAAATTGACAAGTATTAACCTGTATTTTCGCGCTTTGCGACTAAAGTCGCTAGTCACTTTCATCTCCGCTCTAAAGAGGCGGAGTTTTCAGTGTTTAGTTTTCTAATAAACTATTCCCATCTAAGGAGATAATTTCCTGATTTAGAGTGATTTGGGAAATATAAATTTACTAGAGTTAAGGGAAAATGAGACGACAATAAATAGCGATCGCATTTCCCCATAACAGCAGTAACCTCTACTAAGTAATCAGGGCTAGCTAATCAAGTTATGAAATGTTTTACAAAACTTAATACTTCACTAACTCTACTTGTAGGGTCAACAGTCAGGACCCTAGACCATAAGGGCGTTTAGAATCCAGTTTTCGGTAAGTCTTGAGAATCTTGCTCAGGTCTACTTCTGTTGCAAATTGCCATGAACGGCTAGCCAAATGCAGGGTGGCTCAGCACTGGTATATTCCACTCGATGCTTTTGATGAGCTTTAATAAATAGATAATCCCCTGGTTTGAGCTTGACACTGGAACCGTCAACGTAGCTAAGGGTTGCTTGCCCTTGTAACAGGATTACCCATTCGTCTTGGTCTTGGTCATACCACTCTCCCGTTGGTGTAGTTTGTCCAGTGGAGATGATGCGCTCGATTAATAGGCTCTCGGTAGATATCAACGGTTCAAACAGTTCTTCGGTAGGAAGTTCAGGAGGTAAGTTGAAAATGTTAGCTATCTCTTCAGTGTTCATACATCACCTTATGAATCAAGTTCAATGGAGACAACGACCTGTCCGTGATCAGATTGCCAAGTCTCAATTTTCTCTTCACTCAAAGTTTCGTCGATCAGATGATCATTGAAAAGGGAGACATACCCAACTCTGCCAATGCGTTTGGGATTTTGAACCACGAATTCCTGACTCACGAGGATGTGATCTAGGCTCTCGTGGTGGCCATTATGGATGTGGGTGTAGTAGAAGTCACCATAGTTTTGTCGAGCTTGAATGTCTTTGACGTAATACAACAACGTATCCCAGATCATCTGCTTTTGCTGAAACCAGAGTTTTCTCAAAGGGGGCTCTCCAGAAACGATTTGAGAGGTTATAGCCACACCACTATCATTGACATCACCCATCACTATTACCGGATGATCCCTGTGCTGAAGCTTATCCATCAAAATTACCCGCAAAGCTGTTGCTTCAGCTGCTCGCAGGATTAGAGCTCTGGCTTGTCCTTTGGCTTTTTCAATCGGGTCGTTGCGGTCTACTCCATCTGGGATGATCGGACGCTTGGACTTGAGGTGAATGACAAAAACTGTACAATCAATCGTGTCACTCAGCTTGAGATGTGCTTCCAACACTGGTCGAGAAAAACGCTTGAGTGGGATGTCTGTTCCTTGGATATCCAGGCATGCCGTAGTGGGAAAATCTTGGATGACGTTGTATTCAAGCACTGGAAACCTGGAGGTCAGGGCAACAACTGGACTTTTACCCGTAGGCTTTGCTACCACAGTTGTAGCATTGTCATAAACTTGGCTCTGAGCCAGTGCTTGTTGGAGAGCTTCTTGATGAAATACCTCTTGAAAGCCAACAATGTCAGCTTTCATCTTCTTCAGTTGTTCACCAATCCAGGTGGTCTTAAGAGCGTACTCTGTTTGGGTATATATCTTCTTTCTATAGTATGGGACATCTGGTAGCACTAAGTTGCATAGGTTAAAGGTTCCAACCTTGAAACGATTTCGATTCATGATTTTTATTTGCGCTGAGAGCTATGTCTCCAGCTTGGCATTTCCTCATCTAAAGATGCGGGGAGTCTCGGTTCAAGGAAGAGCTGTAAAAAAAAAGGGTAAATGTGGTAAATGTGGTAAGTGTGGTAAGTGTGGTAAGTGTGGGGCGCGGGGAGTGGGGAATTTTTGCCTAATTGCGAAATTGAGATGCACCCTAAAAGATTCTAGTTGGGGAAACTTACAGCGTTTTTCATAACTATGAGGTAAACAGGATTTTTTTCCTGTTCCCTGTTCCCTGTTCCCTGTTCCCTGTTCCCTGTTCCCTGTTCCCTGCTCCCTGCTCCCTGCTCCCTAAAACCGAAGAATTTGTACCTCACCCAAATAAGAATTGCTATCAATGCTATAACCAACACTCCTCAAGGTGAGAGAATAAATTAATCCTCATCCTCCAAATCGATAATACTCCCAAATTCATGCCATCACGACCAACTAGAGTTGGCAGGTGACCCACTGGAGCCCAGATTACGGAAAATGTAAGGTCTTCATAATTTTTCCATCGTCTTCTGAGGTGCAATCCTTTCCGCTGTCGCCATCCCACACGATGACCAAATTGTTGATAAAGCTTAGTTTGATACGCTAATAGGTTAGGGAAATAATTACTGCGGGAAATACTGTTTGGGTTGTAATAAGAACTTAAAACATAAACGCTTCGGTTGAATTCCAGTTTATCAACGTTATTATCGTCACTATCAAGTTTTCCCCCAAGCTTCTCCCAAATTTCTTTTTGCAAACTGAAGCCGAATTGCCCACTGCTATACTTTAGCCAAAGCCCCTCAATGGTGTGTAGATCGGTGCAGGGAAAATTCTTGATTGACTCAGGGTCGAGATTGTTGTATTCTTCTCGACCAACTGCTTTGACCATCAGAGCAAAAGTTTCCTGATCGGCTTCTTTCCATTTACCGGCTCTTAGTAAATCTCGCAAGTTAGAGTAGTC encodes:
- a CDS encoding zinc metalloprotease HtpX, with translation MSKSRHKAGRVAQTGIRLAMKGIAGNLALASGVTISLLFGMVLVLSLSLLLILNSNNPVTGLIISVAITLIFNVAAFFISPWIMDLTQRWLYQTRWVTLADIQRYSPESAEVIERVCQEKNIKQPRLGIIDDQNPTAFTYGSLPNSARLVVSQGLFTYLDDDEIATVYAHELGHIVHWDFAVMTLAATLVQITYLIYSFARRISRGGGNSKGKDAAQTAAMVAYVFYIIGTYLVLYLSRTREYYADHFAAETTGNPNALSRALVKIAYGIVEEGERAKEPSKLIEGTRALGICDHKAAASTGTAYRIASDSQKVGRVFLWDIFNPWGWWMELNSTHPLTGKRVRALTTYAEQMDLETEFDMATVVREGNQLSKKKLYGNFAVDIVLFNAQFIGSITGLMIASIVLSWTAQVTVLPSFMLFGFAVGTLIKTLVMYPDFKQSSRSDIFTLMCDPYASPLRGRPVKLQGELIGRGDAGYKFGSDLKLQDRSGMIYTRYASRFGPIGNFLFGSSKVQNLIGSQVNVVGWFRRGIAPWLDLIHLENNNTTVNSYHRFWSLTVAVGAIILGFGLFFVL
- a CDS encoding reverse transcriptase domain-containing protein, with protein sequence MSNRYSDLWKSQKWKQLRRNLFRLQKRVYKAVRDGDLRKARSLQKLILKSRSAQMLAIRQVTQLNLGKRTAGVDGKSSLSYKERFEVLKKLVSSAENWTHQGLRAIPIAKKNGGTRMLKVPTIQDRAWQCLAKYALEPAHEATFSADSYGFRTGRSAQDAQKRLFLHLKSNSNGIKKRVIELDIKKCFDRISHSSIMDRLLAPAGLKMGIFRCLKAGINPEFPEQGTPQGGVVSPLLANIALDGIENIHPSIRYADDMVFILKPRDNAEKILDKVRNFLAQRGLEVNQEKTKLTKTTDGFDFLGWHMRVQKNGKFRCIPSVENHRNIRKKIKAVVNNSNYGAEVKAQKLAPIVRGWRNYHKSCDMSSSRDSLWFMNKTTNRKFRKEKKVNRYRANELCKKGFPAVGYEQNQHVNVKGTKSPYDGDLVYWSLRNSILYDDATSKALKKQNHSCGHCGHRFLSDEYVHLHHIDGNHDNWKQKNLMAVHQSCHQEIHWSLPLGKPKG
- a CDS encoding cupin domain-containing protein encodes the protein MNTEEIANIFNLPPELPTEELFEPLISTESLLIERIISTGQTTPTGEWYDQDQDEWVILLQGQATLSYVDGSSVKLKPGDYLFIKAHQKHRVEYTSAEPPCIWLAVHGNLQQK
- a CDS encoding endonuclease/exonuclease/phosphatase family protein, producing the protein MNRNRFKVGTFNLCNLVLPDVPYYRKKIYTQTEYALKTTWIGEQLKKMKADIVGFQEVFHQEALQQALAQSQVYDNATTVVAKPTGKSPVVALTSRFPVLEYNVIQDFPTTACLDIQGTDIPLKRFSRPVLEAHLKLSDTIDCTVFVIHLKSKRPIIPDGVDRNDPIEKAKGQARALILRAAEATALRVILMDKLQHRDHPVIVMGDVNDSGVAITSQIVSGEPPLRKLWFQQKQMIWDTLLYYVKDIQARQNYGDFYYTHIHNGHHESLDHILVSQEFVVQNPKRIGRVGYVSLFNDHLIDETLSEEKIETWQSDHGQVVVSIELDS